The nucleotide sequence AGGAAGAATCCAGAAACTAAAGTTGTTCATGCGGGCAAATGCCATATCTGATGCGCCGATTTGCAAAGGCACCATCCAGTTAGCAAAACCAACGAAGGCCGGCATAATCGCACCGAACACCATCACGAGGCCGTGCATAGTAGTGAGTTGATTAAAGAACTCTGGGCGCAGGAACTGCAAACCAGGTTGGAATAATTCCAAACGAATTCCCAATGCCATTACGCCACCTGCCAACAAACTGACAAATGAGAAGATCAAATACATCGTACCGATGTCTTTGTGGTTGGTTGCAAACAACCAACGACGCCAGCCGTGTGGCGTGTGATCATCATGCGCGTGGTCGTGTGCGTGATCGTGGGTAGTAGAGACTGTGCTCATGGATTACTCCGGTTTCGTTTTATCTGTATTAGTTAATCTGAATTAGTTGCCGCCGCGTGCGGTAATAATTTCTTGGGTCTGAATGACTTCACCCGTCTTATTACCCCATGAGTTACGGGTATAGGTAATGACTGCAGCAATATCGCCATCAGAAATTACGCCAGCCCACTTAGGCATCGCACCTTTACCATTTAGCAAAATATTGAATTGGCCAGCTTTAGGACCATTCACTACTTTGCTGCCATCCAACGCAGGGAAAGCGCCAGCACCTTTTCCATTTGGCTGGTGGCATGCGGCACAGTTAGCAGCGTAGACTTTCGCACCACGCTCTTTCTGCTCGTCCAATGTATAAACCTTGGAAGGATCATCACCTGCAGCACCCATTTCTTTTTTCTTCTGAGCAACCCAAGCGGTGTAGTCATCTTGTGAAACTACTTTGACAACGATTGGCATAAACGCATGCTCTGCACCGCACAATTCAGAACACTGGCCGCGGAATGTGCCGATAGTTTCTGCCTTGAACCATGTATCACGAACAAATCCTGGAATCGCATCTTGCTTAACACCAAATGCTGGGATAGTCCACGCATGGATAACGTCATTTGCAGTAGTGATCAAACGAATTTTCTTGCCAACTGGTACAACCATCTCGTTATCCACTTCCATCAAATAGGTATTTGATTTTGGTGCAAGGTTGTTGATGGCTTCGCGTGGAGTAGAAAGAGTGGATAAGAAACTAATGCCTTCGCCTTCGCCCTTAATGTAGTCGTAACCCCATTTCCACTGATAACCTGTTGTCTTAATGGTGATATCGGAGTTGGTAGTATCTTTCATCGCCACAACTGTTTTCGTTGCAGGCAAAGCCATACCAATAACAATTAATAATGGAATGACTGTCCATACAATTTCAACTAATGTGCTCTCGTGGAATGATGCTGACTTATGTCCGAGTGATTTGCGATGTTTCAAAATCGAATAGAACATCACACCGAAGACACCCACAAAAATCAATGCGCAAATAACAAGCATCATCCAATGTAACCAGTGGATTTCTTGCATGATTTTGGTTGCTGGGGCAGCGAAATTCAGCTGGTTTACAGCTGGGCCGCCAGGCATGTTTTCTGTTGCATAAGCAAAAGCAGTGCCAAAGGCTGCTACTAAATAGAGCGATGCCCTAGTGACTTTTCCAAATAAATTCATCTTATTCTCTGTTTATTGTCGCGGGCACTGCAGCAAAAAACGCCACAAAATGCCCAAAATGCGGTCTCAAGCCAATACATCCAGCGGTGATTATAGGGTTAATTAGACTCAACAACAAACAGGGATAACCCCCCTACACCCAATCTTGGTGTAGCTTAAAATGATAGTAAGTACTTACACTTAATGAGAATCTGTCCTAGTCTTGAGCCCAATTTGATTTACGTCAATATAAGCAACGCTATCTTGTGATTTAGAAAGGTGTTTTCCAAGGACCCAGGCATGTCCATAAACTACCTCTAAGGTCAGTTTTTGGGGCAAATTGCTTATTTCAGCCTCTAAATGAGAGTTTGCATTTGCCAACTTCAAAGCCTCCACATCCCCCAATAAAAGCTTGGGCTCCTTGTAATCCAGAGTCAAATACTCCATATCCATTACAGGGTCAGAAAATCGCTCCGCCACCAAAGCATCGCCTAAATCATGCATATCCCAAGGACTTCTTAAATTTTTGAGCTGTAGGGCGCCACACTGCATTGCACGCAATTCTTTTCCAGTGTCAGGCCCAAGATAGCTAAATACAACGAGGCCACCCTCACGCAAAACACGCCAACACTCTCGCAAAAACAATTTGGGATCTGTTAAGTCCTGCAGCAATAAATTACTAAAAACTAAATCTACAGAATTGTCAGGGATATCAAATTTATTAGAAGCATAAAGTTGTGCAATTGAACTTGTTTTTACACCTCGAAATATTGATTGCCAACTTGCACGAACTTTTACAACCCACAATTGCAGTCTTGAGGATCCGTCCTCAATGACACTATGAATGCGAGCATGTGGAAAACGCTTTGCTAATATCGCTTGATGATTTCCTGGATAGTCTGGAGTCACCAAAATATCCCGAACATCCAGCTTCACGATGTCGAGCTTTTGCAGCATACGATCTGCGATTTCATCTTGTAACCATCTGATGGATTGGGTCATTAGCTCAGTATACTCAGCGCCCCATGCGAATTCTAGATAATCTTATTCAATCGTTCAGCAATTCGGTCTTACCAACGGCATGTATCGTTTGCCAACAATATCAATCCGCAGGCATTTGCACTCAATGCCTGCAAATGATTTATTACAACTGTCTTTTGCAATATGAATGCTGCCATCTCTGTGGAATTCCATTGCAATCTGCAGAGATTAAGCAACAGAAGTGCAATGCTTGCATTGCAGAAGCGCCCTGGTTTGATCAAACGATTTGCCTTGATCGTTATGACGGCCTCCTTCAAGAAGCGCTCCATCAATTTAAGTATCAAAAGCGTCTTGCATGTGCTCATGGACTTAGCGAGATTTGGAATACAGTACTTGCAAACGAAATTGACGATCGATCGATCGATTATTTACTACCCGTTCCGCTAAGTCAGAAAAAGCTACTTGCTCGTGGCTTTAACCAAAGTTGGGAGCTTGCAAAAAGAATTGAATGTGGAAAACATCTAAAGAAACTACCCCATGCTCTAAAACGATTTCACCATGTAGAGGATCAAGCAGCTAAAAATTATTCTGCGCGACAACATGACATACGCCAGATGTTTTATATTGATACAAAAGATGTCAAAAAACTTGAAGGTAAATCTATTGCAGTTTTTGATGACGTTATGACAAGCGGGGCGACACTCAATGAGATCGCACGCACGCTCAAGATGGTCGGGGTGGCTCGAGTCAGCAATTGGGTCCTATTAAGAACAACTAAACTGAGCCTATAAGCCGAGCTCATGAGCTACTTAAAGTAAAGAATTCGTATGTTTAATATCGTTTTATTTGAACCAGAAATCCCACCCAACACTGGGAACATCATTCGCCTATGCGCCAATACAGGGGCAAAACTTCACCTGATAGAGCCGCTAGGATTTCCAATGGAAGATGCAAAATTACGACGCGCTGGATTGGACTATCACGAGTTTGCAAGCATTGCAGTTCATCGAAACTGGGCTGAGTTTCTCAAAAATGAATCTCCTAAACCACAACATTTATTTGCCTTAACCACTAAAGGTAGCGGAAAGTTTCATGAAGGTAAATTTCAAGCGGATGATTACTTTATTTTTGGCTCTGAAACAAAAGGTATTACCGATGAGGTTCGGAGTTCAATTCCAACCGAAAATCAATTGCGCCTAGCAATGAAAGACAATAGTCGCAGTCTAAATCTTTCTAATACTGTAGCAATTGTTGTTTATGAAGCATGGCGCCAAAATGGATTTATAGGCGGCAAATAAAAACAATTAATTACGATTCAATTTTAGGATCGCGTCCCATTAATTTTTTGACAGCGTCTTGTGCTTGAAGTTTGCCTGCCAGTACATCACCCATCATGGTGGTGATAGGCATCTCAACGTTTAATCGCTTAGCAAGATCTCCTACAGCGGCGGCACACAAGACACCCTCTGCGACGTGCCCCAAGTTCGCCAAAATTTCATCTAAAGACTTACCTGATGCCAGCTCAAGGCCAACTCGACGATTGCGAGAAAGGTTTCCTGTCGCAGTCAAAATTAAATCTCCAACGCCCGTAAGTCCCATGCAGGTTTCTGATTTACCGCCCGCAGCTTTAACTAAACGCATCATTTCAGCCAAGCCACGAGTTAAGACTGCTGCACGTGCGTTCAAGCCGAGATCTAGGCCATCACCAATACCAGCGGCAATCGCTAAAACATTCTTAACAGCGCCGCCTAGCTCAACACCAATCAAATCATCACTTGAATAAACGCGCATATTGCCATGATGAAAAGCGGCCTGAACAATTTTGCACAGACGCTCAGATGGGCTGGCAACTGTTAGCGCACAAGGCATTCCAGAACCAACCTCGTGGGCAAAACTTGGTCCTGATAATGCACCATATGCATGCTGGATGCCGCGACTATGGAGTCGATCTTCACGCTCAACCACTTGATGTGGCAACAGGGCTGTTGTTGGCTCCAAACCTTTGCATAGCCAAACAATATTTAATGAATGATCGGCTATCTTCAGAACCCGTGCAATAGTTTCTGACAAACCCAACATAGGAGTCGCGATTACCAAAAGATCATCTACCCCCAGTCTTTTTACTGCCGCATCAAAATCACTTTCGAGGTGAAGATTCTTTGGCAAAGAAATGCCAGGTAGGTAGGCATGGTTTTCGCCGCTTTGAGCAATTGCTCTTAGCTGATCTGCGCTTCGAGACCATAAACAAACATCTTCTTCACGCAGTTGACGAGCCGCTTGGGAGGCCATTGCCGTCCCCCACGCGCCAGCGCCAAGTAATGTCACTTTCATAATGAGTGACTCAGCCTAGCAAATTTAATTGGGGAGAATGATTTTGCTCTCATCAGCACCATCATTATCAGCGCTGGTTGCGGCCTGTTGTGCCTGCATCAACCTGTGCTCATACATGCCGTGGAAATTAATTTCATTCAAGTGGATTGGCTGGAAGCCAGCACGACTGATCACATCAGCCATATTTGAACGTAAGTATGGATACAAAATGGTTGGGCAAGTGATGCCTAACATCGGATCTATTTGTTCTGCGGGAATGTTATTAAATTCAAAAATGCCGGCTTGATTGGCTTCAACTAAGAACAATACTTTGCCTTCAACTCGCGCTGTCAGAGTAGAGCTCAAAGAGACCTCAAATAATTCGTCATTAATTCTCTTTACCGCAATATCGACTTCAACTTGCACTTGTGGCTCAGCTACTACCAAGAAAATCTCTGGAGCATTTGGCTGCTCAAGAGACAAGTCTTTCAAATAGATTCGCTGAATACGAAATGATGGGTCTTTGGATTCAGAATTTGCAGCACTAGGTGCAGAAGATTGTTCAGTCATTACAAACTTTCTTAATGTTGTATCTATTAAACCAATAATGGATCAAGCTTACCAGCGCGATCTAGAGCTACCAAATCATCATATCCGCCAACATGAATGTCGCCAATATAGATTTGCGGGACAGTTCGTCGCCCAGTTCTTGTCATCATCGTTTCACGTTGGGCTGGATCACGATCAATCAAGATTTTTTCCAAATTAGTCACGCCCTTTTTTACCAATAGCTTTTCAGCCATCACGCAATATGGGCAAACTTGTGTGCTGTACATCGTTACTTGAGGCATATCACTTACCTTGCTTCACTAAAGGAAGAGCGGCAACTTTCCATGCCTGCACTCCACCTTCTAAAAAACCCACTTCAGCAAATCCAAGGCTTTTCGCTTCTGCAAGAGCTTTACGCGAATGAGAGCCGGTATCACACACCAACACTACTGGATGCTTGCGATCTAACTTCATACCCTCAATCGAGGCAGCTAGGCCAGAACGATTGGCTAGTTTTGCACCTGGCAAATGACCAGCCTTATAGGCATCTTCAGAGCGCAAATCAAGAACATATGCCTTGCGACGATTAATCCAAATAGTAGCCTCTGTCGGCGACAAGCCTTTACCGCTGATAAGCGTAGATAATGTAGGTAGGAAAAGCGCGGCGCCCGATATTAGTAAAAGGGCTATAAGCGCTAAATTATCGATTTGCGTGAGAAAGTTCATCATCAGATTATAGAATGGCTCTATGAAACAACTTGTCCTTATTCGTCATGGCGAATCCGCCTGGAACCTTGAAAACCGCTTCACTGGATGGGCGGACGTTGACTTGACCCCAAAAGGCACTGAACAAGCACTAGCAGCTGGTGAAAACCTTCGAAAAGCAGGCTATGAATTTGATATTGCCTACACCTCCGTTTTAAGACGTGCAATTCGTACCCTTTGGCATGTTCAAGACACCATGGACCTCATGTGGATACCAGTAGTCCATAGCTGGAGATTAAATGAGCGACATTACGGTGCACTCACCGGCTTAAACAAAGCAGAGACTGCGGCTAAATATGGCGATGAACAAGTTCATATCTGGCGACGCTCATACGATGTTCGCCCACCACTTCTAGAAAAGGATGATGAACGCAATCCAAAAAATGACACGCGTTACTCTAAGCTCAATCCTTCCGACATTCCTCTTGGTGAGTGTCTCAAAGATAACGTTGAGCGTGTATTGCCACTTTGGAATGAATCCATCGCCCCCGCACTAAAAGCAAACAAGCGTGTATTACTTGTTGCACACGGCAATAGTATTCGCTCTTTAATTAAGTACCTTGACCAAATGTCTGATGAGGCCATCATGGAAGTCAATGTACCGAACGGTGTACCTCTGGTTTATGAATTAGACGATAACCTTAAGCCAATACAACACTTCTACTTGGATTAAACCCTGAAAAATATGCGTCAATTTCTTAAGAACTTTGCACTAATCGCAATTGGCTTGATAGCTGGTGTAGCTGCCACTATTCAGCTTTCAGCAACTGCCCAACAAGGCGGGCAACTCCCGCTAGATGAGCTACGTACACTCTCAAATGTATTTGCCCAGATCAAGCGGGAGTATGTTGAACCTATTGAAGATAAGCAGCTCTTAACAGATGCCGTCAAAGGTATGGTCAGTAGCCTTGATCCTCACTCTACGTTTTTAGATAAAAAAGATTTCACAGAAATGCAAGAGCAAACTTCTGGGAAATTCGCAGGACTCGGAATTGAAATTACTTCTGAAGATGGTGTAGTAAAGGTTCTCAATCCAATTGAAGACAGCCCAGCCGCACGCGCCGGTTTACAAGCCGGAGATTTAATCACTCGCTTAGACGACAAACCTGTTCGCGGTATGTCTCTTGACAAAGCAGTGCGCACTATGCGCGGCACCCCTGGTACCAAAATTACCTTAACGGTTTATCGCAAAAGCGAGGAACGTAGCTTCCCAGTAACGATTACCCGCGCTGAAATCAAAGTGCAATCCGTTAAAGCAAAAATTGTTGATAACGATATCGCTTGGGTTCGCATTACCAGCTTCCAAGAGCGCACCGTTCCAGATCTTGCTAAAAAACTCACCGACCTTGCTAACCAGAATCCAAAGCTAAAAGGTGTCATTTTGGATCTTCGTAATAACGGTGGTGGCCTATTACAAGGTGCCGTTGGGGTTGCCGCGGCATTCTTGCCTGCGGACTCTGTAATTGTTTCAACCAAGGGGCAAGCGCCAGATTCCAAGCAAGTCTTTAATGCGACTCCAGCAATGTATCGGCTTAGCGAACCGGGCGATCCATTGGCGGGTGTCCCACCCATCTTCAAGAAATTGCCGATGGTCGTTTTGGTAAATGCCTATTCAGCTTCTGCATCTGAAATTGTTGCGGGTGCCTTACAAGACTACAAACGAGCAACCATTATTGGCAAAACTACTTTTGGTAAAGGTTCTGTGCAAACCGTTCGTCCATTAACAAATGATTCGGCCCTCAAAATCACAACCGCTTATTACTACACACCAAGCGGTAAGTCCATTCAGGCGTTTGGCATCAAACCAGATATTCCTGTTGATCAAAATAAAGATGGCGATCCTGATGATGTATTAATTACGCGTGAGATTGATAGCGAAAAACATTTACGTAATAAGCAATCTGCCGAAGATAAATTAATTAAGGATCGTGAAGAGCGCCGCCTACAAGAGCTTCAACGCATTGAAGATAAGAATGCTAAGAAAACTCCTGAAGAGAAAGAAAAGGACAAGAACAAGAAGCCTGTTGAACTGGGTAGCGCTGATGATTTCATGCTCACGCAAGCAGTGGCATTTATTAACGGTCAGCCGGTCAAGCGCTCATCATCCAAGCTTGAGTAATCAGCAATATGAATGATGAGCAGTTGCTTCGCTATTCAAGGCATGTATTGCTTGAGGATATCGATGTTCAGGGCCAAGAGAAGTTATTGCATGCCCATGCGTTAATCATAGGCGCCGGGGGTTTAGGTAGCGCAGCTGCACCATACCTAGTAGCTGCAGGTTTTGGGAGAATTACTCTCGTTGACCATGATGTTGTAGAGCTCACTAATCTACAACGACAAATCATGCATACCGAGCAAACAATTGGCAAAAGCAAAGTAGCTTCTGGCCAACAGTTCCTAGGGCAACTTAACTCTGGCGTTAAAGTTGATATTTTTCAAGAGAGAATTACGACTAATCTACTTGAAAAGCTATTACCAACAGTTGATATTGTTTTAGATTGCACCGACAACTTTAAAACTAGACAACTGATTAACGCGGCTTGTGTTCAATATCAAACACCACTCGTTTCTGGCTCTGCTTTGCGCTTTGATGGGCAGGTTTCTGTGTTTGATCCCCAAACCAAAACCTCTCCTTGCTATGCCTGCATCTTCCCCCCTGAAGAAGAATTCGAAGAAGTCAGTTGCTCGAGCATGGGCATCTTTTCTCCGCTAGTTGGCATCATCGGCGCCATCCAGGCCGCGCAAGCACTACAGGTCATTATTGGCTTCGGGGAGTCATTAGTGGGGCGAATGTTGCTCTGGAATGCTCGCACCACACAAGTAGATCAAATCAAAATTACTCGCAACCCCGACTGCCCAGTTTGCGGAAAAAATCACTCTAGCTAGGAGAACAAACGCTCTAAGGCTTTTGCTTGAGCTTCAGGCTCGTAAGCCTTAAGAACACGTGGGAAGCGAGCCTTTAAAATACCCGCATTAGCCTGTAGAATTTCTCGCTTGACAAATAAAAGCTGACTGAAGTGCATAGAGAAATCAGTCAAACCCATCGCAAGCAATAACTTCGTCAAACTGGGATCCCCGGCCATCTCTCCACAAACCGCCACAGGCACACCAGCACGCTTTGCTTGATCAATGATGTTGGCAATTAAATTCAGAATTGCGGGATGTAATGGGTCATATAAATGCGCCACTGCATGATCTGCGCGGTCAATGGCTAAGGTGTATTGAATTAAGTCATTGGTGCCAATAGATAAGAAATCAAATCGCTCAATAAACAAAGGAAGCACTAATGCAGCTGCTGGAATCTCAATCATGGCACCCACTTGAATATTGGGGTTAAATGACTGTCCACGCTGCAGTAACTGCTGCTTTGCTTTTTCAATTAGACGAAATGTTTCATCAATTTCTTTTGCATGAGCAAGCATTGGAATCATGATGCGTGCTTGGCCGTGTGCAGAGGCACGCAATATTGCCCTTAGCTGCGTAAGGAAAATTTCTGGCTCTGTTAAAGACCAACGAATAGCCCTTAAACCTAACGGTGATGTACCGGTTTGCGATACATCAGCACCACCCATACCCAATGCCTTATCAGCACCAACGTCAATCGTCCGAATATTGACTGGCAAACCATGCATGAGGTCTACAACACGACGGTATTCTTGATACTGCTGTTCTTCGTCTGGCAAGGCTTGCTTGCGATCCATGAATAAAAACTCAGAACGGAATAAGCCAACACCGACCGCACCTAACTTCACCGCTTGTATAGCATCTTCAGGTAACTCGATATTGGCAAAGAGCTCAATATCAACACGATCTAAAGTTTCTGTTTTAGCGTGCTTTAACTGTTGAAGTTTTCGTGCATCCTTTGCGGCCTGAGTTTGTAGCTTGCGATATTCGGCTAATAATTGCTCATCCGGAGCAACAACGACCACGCCTTGCTCGCCATCCAAAATAAGCCAGTCGCCATGACGAATCATTTCGCTGGCATGACGCACACCAACTACCGCCGGAATTTCCATGCTGCGCGCAACAATCGCAGTGTGAGAAGTTTTTCCACCAAGATCGGTTACGAAACCAGTAAACGCATGATCTTTGAAGCGCAACATGTCATGCGGAGCAATATCATGGGCAACAATGATGGACTCGACACCCACATCGCTCGATGGCAAGAATTCGGTCTCGAGAGTATCTTTTTGTGAATTGATTGCCTTAATGACGCGCTCTGCAACCTGACGAATATCATTCGCGCGTTCTTTTAGGTAAGGATCTTCAATTTCCGCAAACTGCTCAAGAAGGTCATTTAGCTCCGTAGTCAAAGCCCAGGCGGCATTCAGTCGTTGCGTCCGAATTAACTTAAGCGGTTTTTCTGCAAGGGCAGGATCTGCCAAGATCATGCCATGCACATCCAAAAATGCAGCCATCTCCTGAGGCGCATCTTTAGGCAAGCCTTGGCGCAACTGATCAAGCTCTAAACGCACTTGATCGAAAGCATCTAATAATTTTTTAGCTTCTGCATCTTCTTTGCCAGGCTCAACTAAATAATGACTAACCTCTAATGCTGCACGTGAAATCAGCACGGCCTTGCCAATGGCAATACCCTTTGATACTGGAATTCCGTGCAATGCAAATGTCATTCCTATTCGCCTTCTCCAAAGCGATCATTAATTAATGCAGTGAGAGCTTCCATAGCTTCATCCGCTTTTTCACCAACAGTCTCAAGCGTAACAGTGCTACCAATTCCAGCTGCCAACATCATCACACCCATAATACTTTTGGCATTAATTTGACGACCATTGCGTGACAGAAATATTTCGCAAGGAAATTGGGCTGCTAGCTGAGATAGCTTGGCTGAGGCTCTCGCATGTAAACCCAATTTGTTAATGATCTCAATTTCAGCAACAGGCATGTTTTTCTTCTCTCCTATTTACGCTTGGCTTACTTTTGCACCTAAGCGCAAAATACCGTTCTGGCCACCAGCCAAAGCCTTTTGGGCTAACTCTTCGAGATCTTCGGTGCGATGAGAAACGCAACGCATTAGCATCGGAAGATTTAGCCCAGCCAAAACAACCACGGGCGTATTTAATCCTGATAGCGGACCCAAGCCCTCTAGCTTAGAAGCCACGTTTGCGGGTGTCGCACCCATCACATCAGTCAAGATCAAAACACCGTTACCCGAATTCACTCCATAGGCAGCTTTTAAGACTCGGTCAAAACTAGCTTTGACATCTTCATGAGGTGGAATATCCACAGCCCGAATACGCTCAGGCAAAGCACCAAACGTATGCTCTACAAATCCTAGCATTGCGCTGGCTACAGGGGTATGCGCAACAATTACAATTCCTGCCATGTTATGACACCGCCCTTTCAAGCGCCTTTAACCAAAATTGAGGTACATCAAAATGGGTTTGATCTGTTATTTCAACAAAACAGGTCGGGCTAGTCACATTAATTTCAGTAAGACGACCGCCGATCAAATCCAATCCCACTAAGAATAAACCGCGTTGATTCAAAATAGGGGCTAACTTCTCTGCAACGTGTTTTTCAGCATCCGTTAAAGGCATTGCAACTCCTTTGCCTCCAGCTGCCAAATTACCTCGAATTTCTGCGCCCTGTGGAATACGAGCTAAAGCGAACGGCGCTACTTCGCCACCAATCAGCAATACACGCTTATCGCCTTGGGCAATCTCCGGCAAAAAGCGTTGAACCATCAATGTTCTTGCGCCGTTTTCGCCAAGCGTCTCAACAATACTTGCCAGATTTAAACCATCAGCACCAACTCTAAATACACCCATCCCACCCATGCCATCAAGGGGCTTAATCACGATGTCACGATGTTGACGATGAAACTCTTCAACCGCACTTAACTCTCGAGTGACTAATGTCGGTGGAATTAATTCAGGGAACTCAGTAATGGAAAGTTTTTCAGAATGATCGCGGACCGCGCTTGGGCTATTAAAAACTTTTGCGCCCTGTCTAACTGCCGCAGAGAGCAACCAAGTTGTATTCAGGTACTCAATATCAAACGGGGGGTCCGTCCTCATAAGCACAGCAGAGAAAACATTTAAGGATCGTGACTCAAGTTCACCCAATTCATACCAAGACGAGGAGGTTGGCTTAATGACTAAGCTCTGACAATCAGCAACTACTAAATTGTCTTTCCATAGAACATTGCGACTTTGGCAAAACCATAAGCGATGACCCGCCTCTTGAGCAACACGCATCATCGCTAGAGTGGAGTCTTTCTTTATCTTGAAAGATTCTAGAGGGTCCGCAATAAATAAAAGATCCATATAGTTTACGGCTCTATTGGCGGGTTATGCCGCCTCCATATCAGGATCGGTTCTCTCTAGCTCCAACGATGCAGCCAGCAAAGCTAAACGAGCAACAACACCATACAAATAGAATCGATTTGGTGCCGCACTACCTGGCTTAGCAGATAGATCGGGCATCGAGTTTTGCTCAAATGCTAGCGGAACAAAATGCATAC is from Polynucleobacter sp. MWH-UH23A and encodes:
- a CDS encoding PTS fructose transporter subunit IIA, with protein sequence MAGIVIVAHTPVASAMLGFVEHTFGALPERIRAVDIPPHEDVKASFDRVLKAAYGVNSGNGVLILTDVMGATPANVASKLEGLGPLSGLNTPVVVLAGLNLPMLMRCVSHRTEDLEELAQKALAGGQNGILRLGAKVSQA
- the ptsP gene encoding phosphoenolpyruvate--protein phosphotransferase, with protein sequence MTFALHGIPVSKGIAIGKAVLISRAALEVSHYLVEPGKEDAEAKKLLDAFDQVRLELDQLRQGLPKDAPQEMAAFLDVHGMILADPALAEKPLKLIRTQRLNAAWALTTELNDLLEQFAEIEDPYLKERANDIRQVAERVIKAINSQKDTLETEFLPSSDVGVESIIVAHDIAPHDMLRFKDHAFTGFVTDLGGKTSHTAIVARSMEIPAVVGVRHASEMIRHGDWLILDGEQGVVVVAPDEQLLAEYRKLQTQAAKDARKLQQLKHAKTETLDRVDIELFANIELPEDAIQAVKLGAVGVGLFRSEFLFMDRKQALPDEEQQYQEYRRVVDLMHGLPVNIRTIDVGADKALGMGGADVSQTGTSPLGLRAIRWSLTEPEIFLTQLRAILRASAHGQARIMIPMLAHAKEIDETFRLIEKAKQQLLQRGQSFNPNIQVGAMIEIPAAALVLPLFIERFDFLSIGTNDLIQYTLAIDRADHAVAHLYDPLHPAILNLIANIIDQAKRAGVPVAVCGEMAGDPSLTKLLLAMGLTDFSMHFSQLLFVKREILQANAGILKARFPRVLKAYEPEAQAKALERLFS
- a CDS encoding HesA/MoeB/ThiF family protein translates to MNDEQLLRYSRHVLLEDIDVQGQEKLLHAHALIIGAGGLGSAAAPYLVAAGFGRITLVDHDVVELTNLQRQIMHTEQTIGKSKVASGQQFLGQLNSGVKVDIFQERITTNLLEKLLPTVDIVLDCTDNFKTRQLINAACVQYQTPLVSGSALRFDGQVSVFDPQTKTSPCYACIFPPEEEFEEVSCSSMGIFSPLVGIIGAIQAAQALQVIIGFGESLVGRMLLWNARTTQVDQIKITRNPDCPVCGKNHSS
- a CDS encoding HPr family phosphocarrier protein is translated as MPVAEIEIINKLGLHARASAKLSQLAAQFPCEIFLSRNGRQINAKSIMGVMMLAAGIGSTVTLETVGEKADEAMEALTALINDRFGEGE
- the gshB gene encoding glutathione synthase — encoded protein: MDLLFIADPLESFKIKKDSTLAMMRVAQEAGHRLWFCQSRNVLWKDNLVVADCQSLVIKPTSSSWYELGELESRSLNVFSAVLMRTDPPFDIEYLNTTWLLSAAVRQGAKVFNSPSAVRDHSEKLSITEFPELIPPTLVTRELSAVEEFHRQHRDIVIKPLDGMGGMGVFRVGADGLNLASIVETLGENGARTLMVQRFLPEIAQGDKRVLLIGGEVAPFALARIPQGAEIRGNLAAGGKGVAMPLTDAEKHVAEKLAPILNQRGLFLVGLDLIGGRLTEINVTSPTCFVEITDQTHFDVPQFWLKALERAVS